A single genomic interval of Halobacillus halophilus DSM 2266 harbors:
- the radC gene encoding RadC family protein: protein MIKDVPKEDRPRERLLEIGASHLSNQELLAILLGSGTKRESVMDLAQRLLIHFEGILLLKDATLEELTAIRGIGVAKAVLIMSAIEIGKRMQQMKPVERYMIRSPEDGADFVMEEMRDLKQEHFICLFLNTKNQVLHRQTIFIGSLNASIVHPREVFKEAVKRSAASIICAHNHPSGDPTPSQEDIQVTRRLQECGKMIGIELLDHLVIGDRKFISLKEKGYL from the coding sequence TACCCAAGGAGGATCGTCCCAGAGAAAGACTTTTGGAAATAGGCGCATCTCATCTTTCCAACCAGGAACTACTTGCCATTCTTTTAGGAAGCGGCACTAAAAGAGAGTCAGTTATGGATTTGGCTCAGCGTCTTCTTATTCATTTTGAAGGGATTTTATTACTAAAAGATGCGACTCTTGAAGAATTGACTGCTATCAGGGGGATCGGCGTAGCAAAGGCCGTTTTGATCATGTCGGCTATTGAGATAGGGAAGCGGATGCAGCAAATGAAGCCGGTGGAAAGATATATGATTCGCAGCCCTGAAGACGGAGCCGATTTCGTTATGGAAGAAATGCGTGACTTAAAACAGGAGCACTTCATTTGTTTATTCCTGAATACTAAAAACCAGGTACTCCATCGCCAGACCATCTTCATCGGAAGCTTGAACGCTTCGATTGTTCATCCTCGTGAGGTTTTTAAAGAAGCCGTGAAACGCTCGGCTGCCTCCATTATATGTGCCCACAACCATCCTTCGGGAGATCCTACGCCTTCTCAAGAGGACATTCAGGTAACAAGACGATTGCAGGAATGCGGAAAGATGATCGGTATCGAACTACTGGATCATCTTGTTATAGGAGATCGAAAGTTTATATCTTTAAAAGAAAAAGGATACTTGTAA
- the mreD gene encoding rod shape-determining protein MreD: MKRYYIALICLLLLVMQGMAMSLLPSKLVYSNLLMTPHWVLLFLLIVAIFFDRDKTYFAVWYGMAFGLLLDIVYTGILGVYMVTYGLVIYVIHGINKTIHSNFIGASLLVILGIILSDTLLYVIYSFVQITSMPWGTYLILRLLPTVAANMIFFIILYPVVKDRVKQWSEVINNA; encoded by the coding sequence ATGAAAAGGTATTACATCGCTCTGATCTGTCTGCTTCTTCTAGTTATGCAGGGGATGGCTATGAGTTTATTACCCTCTAAGCTTGTATATTCAAATCTATTAATGACTCCTCACTGGGTACTTCTTTTCTTATTAATAGTGGCTATATTTTTTGACCGGGACAAAACTTATTTTGCGGTCTGGTACGGGATGGCATTTGGTCTATTGCTCGATATTGTATATACTGGCATACTTGGAGTTTACATGGTAACTTATGGGCTGGTCATCTACGTGATCCACGGTATTAATAAGACGATTCATTCGAATTTTATCGGAGCTTCACTATTAGTGATTCTGGGGATCATTTTATCCGATACATTACTATACGTAATCTATTCATTTGTACAAATCACTTCCATGCCATGGGGTACTTACCTTATCCTGCGACTGCTGCCTACTGTGGCAGCTAATATGATCTTTTTTATTATTTTATATCCTGTCGTGAAGGATCGGGTTAAACAGTGGTCAGAAGTAATAAATAACGCTTAG
- the mreC gene encoding rod shape-determining protein MreC, producing MPSLFRRKRLMAVLIGFIVLVALIGFSIRDRDSLTTPEKFFKDTVGWMQSIIHKPVSLVDNSVDNIQNMFEVYEQNQVLKARLSEYKGVIKDNQRLKNDNAELRKTMEKTKSLSDYSPIQATVIARSSDRWFEQMTINRGEEHGVAKDMAVLTSEGMVGKIKSAGAFHSTVQLLSGFDRSNKISSWVVRKDKNEAFGLIEGYDGESGRLLLKGIKLDEELKNGDTVISSGLGGVFPSNLRIGTVEEVVNDHFGLTKTAYVKPFADLFNINHVIVVDRSMQTVENEDQKEDGDS from the coding sequence ATGCCAAGCTTATTCCGAAGAAAAAGATTAATGGCAGTATTAATTGGCTTCATTGTATTGGTTGCTTTGATCGGATTTTCGATTCGGGATCGTGACTCTTTAACTACGCCTGAGAAATTCTTTAAAGACACGGTAGGATGGATGCAGAGTATTATCCATAAACCTGTTAGTCTAGTTGACAACTCCGTGGACAATATTCAAAATATGTTTGAAGTGTATGAACAGAATCAGGTTTTAAAAGCACGTCTTTCCGAGTACAAGGGCGTTATCAAAGATAATCAGCGGTTAAAGAATGACAATGCGGAGCTGCGAAAAACGATGGAGAAAACAAAATCTTTGAGTGATTATTCACCTATCCAGGCGACAGTTATAGCCAGAAGCTCGGACAGGTGGTTCGAGCAGATGACCATTAACCGAGGTGAAGAACATGGAGTCGCCAAGGATATGGCGGTGTTGACCAGTGAAGGAATGGTAGGGAAAATTAAATCCGCTGGAGCCTTTCATTCGACTGTTCAGCTATTGAGCGGGTTTGATCGTTCCAATAAGATTTCATCCTGGGTGGTAAGAAAAGATAAAAACGAGGCATTTGGTTTAATAGAAGGTTACGATGGAGAAAGTGGCAGGTTACTGTTGAAAGGGATTAAGCTGGACGAAGAATTGAAAAATGGGGATACAGTTATCTCTTCAGGTCTCGGCGGTGTTTTCCCTAGTAATCTGCGAATTGGTACAGTGGAAGAGGTTGTTAACGATCATTTCGGTTTAACGAAAACCGCATACGTAAAACCTTTTGCTGATCTATTTAATATCAACCATGTTATCGTGGTTGACCGCTCGATGCAGACCGTTGAAAATGAGGATCAGAAAGAGGATGGAGATTCATGA
- the minC gene encoding septum site-determining protein MinC, which translates to MTANDQKVLIKGTRDGLTLSLDDQCAYKDILKELQSKLSMKGITDEEPMIHVTIQLGKRFVTNEQKEELVDLIKEKQKLVVDRIESDVITKKEALEWKENTEITPIAKTIRSGQLVEVRGDLLLIGDVNPGGSISATGNVYVLGSLKGVAHAGVEGDTETVIAASYMQPSQLRIADQVSRAPDYETEGVYMECGFIDEEEGKIRIDRLQEVVKKKPELASFERRMRNG; encoded by the coding sequence GTGACGGCAAACGATCAGAAAGTATTAATTAAAGGAACTAGAGATGGATTGACGCTTAGTTTAGACGATCAGTGTGCTTACAAGGATATTCTTAAGGAATTACAAAGTAAGCTGTCTATGAAAGGCATTACTGATGAAGAACCTATGATTCACGTGACAATTCAATTAGGTAAACGTTTTGTGACGAACGAACAGAAAGAGGAACTTGTCGACCTTATTAAAGAAAAGCAAAAGCTTGTGGTCGATCGTATTGAATCTGATGTCATTACGAAAAAAGAAGCTCTTGAATGGAAAGAGAATACAGAAATTACTCCCATCGCCAAAACCATTCGTTCTGGACAATTGGTTGAGGTGCGCGGGGATTTGCTGTTAATTGGAGATGTTAATCCAGGTGGTAGTATATCGGCGACTGGCAATGTATATGTGCTTGGCAGCCTCAAAGGTGTGGCTCATGCCGGGGTTGAAGGTGACACAGAGACGGTGATTGCTGCCTCTTATATGCAGCCGAGCCAATTGCGAATTGCCGACCAGGTGAGCCGTGCTCCTGATTATGAAACGGAAGGTGTATATATGGAGTGCGGATTTATTGATGAAGAAGAAGGAAAGATTCGCATCGACCGCTTACAGGAAGTTGTGAAGAAGAAACCCGAGCTTGCGAGTTTTGAAAGGAGAATGAGGAATGGGTGA
- a CDS encoding rod shape-determining protein, whose product MGLFGFSQDLGIDLGTANTLVYLKDKGVIVREPSAVAKNNQTGEILAVGNEARKMIGRTPAYITVIRPMKDGVIADYETTAQMMKYYIQKALKTRSSFASKPNIMVCVPSGITMVEERAVIDATKQAGAKEAFPIAEPFAAAIGAGLPVWEPTGSMIVDIGGGTTEVAILSMGGIVTSQSIRVAGDEMDESIIQHVRKKYNLMIGERTAEEVKMELSGAGSIQGNDEMDIRGRDLLTGLPKTITVHSEEIINVVKDTVDTIIETIINTLEKTPPELASDIMERGIVLTGGGALLKNLDTVISERTEMPVFIAEEPLDCVVIGTGKSLENIHHFRAQPNVASRAKME is encoded by the coding sequence TTGGGTCTATTTGGTTTTTCTCAAGACTTAGGGATTGATTTAGGTACTGCGAATACACTTGTTTATCTAAAAGATAAAGGGGTTATTGTAAGGGAACCTTCTGCTGTAGCCAAAAATAATCAAACAGGTGAAATTCTGGCCGTAGGGAATGAAGCTCGTAAAATGATCGGCCGTACTCCTGCGTACATAACTGTCATTCGTCCAATGAAGGACGGGGTCATAGCGGATTATGAAACCACAGCTCAAATGATGAAATACTACATTCAAAAAGCGCTGAAAACCAGATCTTCATTTGCAAGTAAGCCCAACATTATGGTCTGTGTTCCATCCGGTATTACTATGGTGGAAGAACGTGCAGTCATTGATGCTACTAAACAAGCAGGTGCTAAAGAAGCATTTCCAATAGCGGAACCTTTTGCAGCAGCGATCGGAGCTGGACTTCCTGTATGGGAGCCTACAGGGAGTATGATTGTAGACATTGGCGGAGGTACTACGGAAGTAGCAATCCTTTCCATGGGTGGAATCGTAACCAGTCAATCGATACGTGTAGCCGGCGACGAAATGGATGAATCTATCATTCAGCACGTCAGGAAAAAATATAACCTTATGATTGGGGAAAGAACGGCAGAAGAAGTAAAAATGGAACTCAGCGGTGCAGGTAGTATTCAGGGAAATGATGAAATGGATATTCGCGGCCGTGACCTGCTTACAGGTCTTCCTAAAACGATTACGGTTCACTCGGAAGAAATTATTAATGTCGTTAAGGATACAGTGGATACAATTATTGAAACGATTATTAATACGTTGGAAAAGACTCCTCCTGAACTTGCTTCAGACATTATGGAACGCGGCATTGTCTTAACAGGTGGTGGAGCATTACTTAAGAATTTGGATACTGTCATCAGTGAACGTACAGAGATGCCTGTCTTCATTGCAGAAGAACCACTGGATTGTGTAGTCATTGGAACTGGAAAGTCTCTCGAAAATATCCACCATTTCAGAGCCCAGCCTAATGTAGCAAGCCGAGCGAAAATGGAGTAG